In Campylobacter porcelli, the sequence GTAAATTTCAGGTTCATTTTTTGGGTCTAAATTTATACATTTTGCATAGCAACCACCTTCAAAGTTAAACACTCCCTCATCATCCCAGCCATGCTCGTCATCGCCTATTAATGCTCTATTTGGGTCTGTTGAAAGTGTAGTTTTGCCAGTGCCACTTAAGCCAAAAAATAGAGCCGTATCCCCATCTTTGCCGACATTTGCAGAGCAGTGCATAGATAGCTTATTTTCTAGCGGTAGCCAATAATTCATCATAGAAAATATCCCCTTTTTCATCTCGCCACCATACCAAGTGCCGCCTATTACAGCGATATTTTCTTCTATGTTAAAGATTACAAAAACTTCTGAGTTTAATCCATCTTTTTTATACTCATCATTAACGCATTTACAAGCATTATATACTACAAAATCAGGGGTAAAGTTAGCTAGTTCAGACTCGCTAGGGCGGATAAACATATTTTTGACAAAGTGTGCTTGCCACGCAACTTCAGTTACAAATCTTACACTTTTGCGACTTGCTAAGCTAGAGCCACAGTAGGCATCTTGGATATAGATATTTTTACCGCTTAGTTGGGATTTTGCTTTGGCAAGGAGTTTATCAAATGTCTCTTTTGTCATAGGTTGATTGACTTTTCCCCATGCTAGATATTTATTGCTTGGGTCTTGATTAACAAAATATTTATCTTTAGGACTGCGACCTGTGAAAATTCCAGTATCTACGCTAAAGGTTCCGTTGTCTGTGATATAGCCTTCATTGTTAGCTTTTTCATGAGCAAAAAGCTCATCATAGCTTAGATTATGATAGATCTCTTTGATATTATTTAACCCTAGCTTATCTAAATCCTTTATCATATTTTTACCTTTTTTACAAAATTAAAATTTGATTTATTTTATTATTTTTTAGCTTAATTTTTGGTTTTATTTTAGAATTTTTGATAATAAATTTTATAATTTAATAAAAGCCGCCAGCTTTGGCAGCTTTAATACTATTTTAGTTTGATTAGGAGTTGGCCATCTTCTACGGTTTGACCTTGAGATATGAGTATTTCTTCTATTTCGCCATCGCATTCAGCCTTGATAGGAATTTCCATTTTCATCGCTTCTAGGATTACTACAGTTTGACCTGATTGGACGCTATCTCCTGTATTTACTAGAATTTTAAACACACCAGCTGACATAGTAGCTATAATCTCATTTGAAGCACCTGTTGAGCTTACTATTTTTGGCTCAGATTTGCTCTCTTTATGTTCGCTAGGCTTAGCTAGAGTTATGGATTTGATACTAAAATTATTAAATCCATCTGCAACTTCTACATTGTAGTTATTACCATTTACCGTTACGCTAAATTGATTTGAGCTAGATTTTGTAGTAGCTTTTGGCATATCGCTATTTTTGCGTACCATTACTTTACCTTCGCCTTTTAGGTAGGCTATGCCTTTTTCCTTACATGCAGCAGCTATAAAGATATTTTCTTCAGTTGTCTCTAAGCCCTCTTTTTCTAATAGTGATTTTGTATAGGCTATAGATTTTGTCTCATCTTTATCGGCAATATCGATTGCTGCAGCGGTGGTAGGCTCTAAATTTAATTGTTTAGCAGCAAGTTCTACAATGTGGCTATCTGGAGTAACTGGGGTTTTACCAAAATAGCCTAAAACCATCTTACCATAGCCTTCTGCTATCTTTTTCCAAGGGCCAAATATTACATTATTAAATGCTTGTTGGAAGTAAAATTGGCTAACAGGGGTTACGCTCGTGCCATATCCGCCTTTTTCTACAACCTCTCTCATAGCTTTTATCACTGCTGGAAATTTATCTAAAATATTATTATCTCTCATCATTTGAGTATTTGCTGTAAGTGCACCGCCAGGCATAGGAGAAAATGGTATTAATGGGCTAACTTGAGTAGCTTCAGGTGGCATAAAATAATCTTTTAAACACTCATGTAAGACTTCTTCATATTTTAAAATTTTATCAACTTCCAATCCGCCTAGATCGTAGTTTTTACCTTTTACAGCGTGAAGCATTGTAAGAATATCAGGCTGACTTGTTCCACCGCTTACTGGAGAAGCGGCTAAATCTATACCATCAGCACCAGCTTCAAGTGCAGCTAAATAACAAGCGATACTTACCCCAGCAGTTTCGTGAGTATGAAGTCTAAGATGGATATCATCGCCTAGTAGATTTCTAGCCATTTTGATAGTTTGATATACCTTTTCAGGGCTACTTGTCCCGCTTGCATCTTTAAAGCAGACGCTATTAAATTCAATTCCGCTATCTAAAATTTCTCTTAAGCATTTTTCGTAAAACTTAGCATCATGAGCACCAACGCAGTTTGGCGGTAGATCCATCATTGTTACTACAACTTCGTGCTTTAGTCCGTGATGTTTGATTCTTTGAGCGCTATATTCTAAATTCTTAACATCATTTAGGGCATCAAAGTTGCGAATTGTGGTTGTCCCATGCTTGGCAAAGAGTTTTGCGTGAAGATCTACTAGCTCACGACTTCCAGTATCTAGTGTTACGGTATTTACGCCACGAGATAGAGTTTGTAGATTAGCGTCTTTTCCAGCGACTTCTCTAAATTTATCCATCATTGTAAAGGCATCTTCGTTTAGATAAAAATATAAGCTTTGAAATCTAGCTCCACCGCCAAATTCAAAGTGATTTATACCAGCTTCTTTAGCAGCACTTACTGCTGGTAAAAAGTCATCCATCAAGACTCTTGCACCAAATACAGACTGAAAACCATCTCTAAAAGTAGTATCCATAACATCAATAAATTTTTTTGCCATATCTTTCCTTTTTTAAATTTTACTTATAATTTGATAAGCTCCAATTAGCAAAATCGCAAGCGGAGCAACATAGCGGAGTGTAAAATACCAAATCTCAAACCATTGTCTAGACATAAATCCTGAAAATAGAGTAAATAATCCTTCCTTTTTAAGAATGTAACCAACAAAAATACTAAATGTCAAAGCACCAAGTGGCATTAAAATATTTGAAGTTAGTAAGTCTAATATATCAAAAAATGCTACTGGCTTTTCATTATTTATAGCTAATGCTGGAATGCTAAAATAGTTACTTGTAACTTCGTAATATGATAAAATACAAAATATACCTAAAAGATATACAAATATACCAATTATAGCTATAGCGTTGTTTCTACTGATATTAAATTTATGTATCAAATATAGAGTAAATGGCTCTATCATAGATACAGCTGAGGTAATACCTGCAAAAAGTAGCGAGGCAAAAAAGGCAATTGCAAGTATATTTCCTATAATTCCCATTTGAGCAAATAAAGATGCAAGTGATATAAAGATTAATCCAGGTCCATCGCTAGCTGGCTGACCATCAATAATAGGGATAAATGAGAATACTACAAGCCCCATCATAATGCCAATTAAGATATTAATAAAGATAATTGAGAGAGTGGATTTAATCAAATTTGCCCCATCTGGCAAACTAGCTGCATATGTAGCCACCGTCCCAACGCCCATTGACATGGAGAAAAATGCTAATCCTAAGGCTTGTAATATTAACTGAGGATTTAAAAGCTTACTAAAATCTGGAATAAAAATAAAATTTAAAGCCTTAGTAAAGTTGCCACTAGCAAAGATCGCATAGAGCAAAAGTCCCACAAGAAGTATAAAAAGTGATGGCATCATCCATATATTTAGCTTTTCAATGCCGCTTTTAATCCCTTTAGAAACCACATAAAATACGATTAAAAACACAATACTAAAGCATACAAATACATTTAAAAAATCGTTTTTAATAAGGGCACCAAAGGCATTAGCGGCCTCTTGAGTGCTTTGCGGTAGAGTATCAAAAGATAAAAATATGTATCTTAAAATCCATCCGATAACAATCATATAAAATGACGCTATTAAAATCGCAGTTAGCATAAAAAATCCAGCAAATCCCCAAGCTCGTTTATGCTTAGGTGCTAGCTTTGTGAGCGAATTTACAATATCAGTACCACCTAATCTACCAATAGCAAGCTCAGCCAAAAAGACCACGACAGCCACTCCAAGAGTAAGGATAATATATAGCAAGATAAATGCCGAACCGCCATTATTTCCTACCATTGTGGGGAATTTCCACGCATTTCCTAGCCCAACGGCACTTCCAGCCATCGCTAAAACAAAGCCAATTTTTGAAAATTTCTCTATCATCTTTCCCCTTGAGCTAAATATGCTAAGTTTATCAAATTTTTTCTTTTTATACACTTTTTTTTATAAATTTTTTTTATTAAGTTGATTTTTTTGCTTTTTGTGTAACTTTTTGAAATTTGCTATTAATATTTTTGGTTAATTACTTAAATTTAATCAAAAGGATAAATAATGGTATGCCCGGTATGTAAAATGCGGATTTAGTGATGAGTGAAAGAAGTGGAGTGGAGATTGATTATTGTCCAAAATGCCGTGGCGTGTGGCTAGATCGTGGAGAGCTTGATAAGATTATTGAAAGATCAATGCCAAATTCTAGGCAAAATGAGTATTTTAGTGGTAAAAAAGAGCATGAACCACGCAAAGATGAGAGAATATACTATGATGATGGCTATCATAGCAGCTATCGCAAGAAGAAAAAAGAGAGCTTTTTATCAGGGCTTTTTGATTTTTAAATTTAGATTAAATGAGAATTTGAAATTTAGGAGAAAATAGTGAAAAATAATTGCTTGGGGGGGGGGTATTACTAGATCTATCTTTTGTAGTGCCTTGCTACAATGAGAGTTTAAATTTAGATGATTTTTACTTGCAAATTTTAAATCAAATTGCTATTATTAATAAGCAAAATTCCAAACAAATTAGTTGCGAATTTATATTTATCAATGATGGTAGCACCGATAATACTTTAAAAATTTTAAGAAATTTAGCTTTAAAAGATAATAGAATTAAAATTTTAAATTTTTCAAGAAATTTTGGCAAAGAGGCTGCTATTTTAGCTGGACTTCAAAATAGCAGTGCTAAGGCTACTATTTTGATTGATACAGACTTATAAAATCCAGTGGAGCTAATCCCTAAAATGTATCAAAATTTTATAACACAAAATATAGATATGATATGTGTCAGACGGATAGATAGAAAAGGCGAGAGTAAGCTTAGGGCTATTTTTAGCGATATGTTTTTATAAAATCAGCCGTTTTATGAGCGAAATTTCTCTTAAAAGTGGGGTTAGGGATTTTCGCTTGATGAGTAAAGGAGTGGTAGATGCGATATTACAACTTAGCGAATATCACCGGTTTTCTAAGGCGATTTTTGAGTGGGTTGGATTTTCTAAAATTTATTTAGAATATGAGTATATCCCCAGAAATGCTGGAAGTAGTGGATGGAGCTTTTGGAAGCTTTTTAAATATGGAATTGAAGGGTTGATTAGCTTTTCTACAACCACTTAGACTAGCTTTTATTTTAGGGTTTGGGGCTGTTTTGGTGCTTTTATCTATATGATTATTTTGATTTTTGATACTTTGATATATGGAAATGCCGTTAGAGGTTATCCATCTTCGATGTGTGTGATTATATTTTTTAGCGGTATTATTTTGATTGTTTTGGGGATAATTGGAGAGTATATAGCTAGGATTTATGAGCAGGTGAAAAATCGCCCAAACTATATTTTAAAGGATAGAAATGAATTTAAAAATTAAATATTTAAATTTATCCATTTTTGGCGTTTTGTTTGCTATTTTGCTTTTCTTAAATTTGCTCTATCCAGCACAAGCTGATGATTATACGCTATATCAAAGTGCTTTAAATGGCAATTTTTTGTCAACTTATTTTAAATGGAATGGCAGAATTGGAGAAATATTATTTTCTGGGTATTTTGCGAAATTTGCCTTTAGTCCTATTTTTGATATTATTAATGCGATTATTGGGACGGCTTTTTTATTTTTGGGATTTTTGCTGTGTTTTGGAAGGGTTATAAGAGATAAAGCAGATATAGTTTTACTTGCTTTGTGGTTTGCAATTTTAGGGCTTTTTGGATATTTTGGCTCGATATTTTTATGGGGTGCTGGAAGTGTAAATTACCTATGGGGAGTTACTTTGATTTTTATATTTTGCCTCCCTTATCGATTATTTTGGGATCAAATTTATAATCATACTCAAAAGAGTAGTCATAGCGTATTTGTAAATTTTATTTGGTTGGGTTTTGGATTTTTAGCATTTTTAGCTGGTATGGCGAGTGAATTTATAGGAGTTATGATTATTTTTGCAACTACTATTAGCTTTATTTACGCAAAATATCATAAAATATCTTTGCCATTTTGGCAAATTTGGGGATTTTTTGGTTTTGTGGTTGGCTGGATAACTCTATTTTTATCACCAGGGAGCAATAAACGAGCAGAGATTGCGAATTTTATGAGTTTGGGTGAGTTTTTTGACCTATCATTTTTAGATAAAATTATTACTATAAATCAAGCATTAGATCATAATTATTCTGATATATTTGTGATTTTTCTTATCTCTTTTTCTATATTTTATATATTTAAAAATCAGATTAAATTTAAATCATATCGCTGGATTATAGCTATTTTATTAACTGGCGTTGCGGCTATTTTTGCAAAGCATATTTGTGCTGCTTTGGTCTTTGCTATTTTGTTATTGATGATGAGAAATTTAGCTATAAAAGATAAATTTTACTATATTTTTATCGCTCTATTTTTGCTTTGAATCTTTATGGGAGTTGTGCTGTTTGGGCTTATAGAAGGTGTGCCAAAACGAACTAGCGTAGTAAGAGATATTGTTTTGATGGCTATTATCATTTTAATATTTAAAGAGTTGTATAACGAATATAGCAAAATAATTAGCCTTATAAGCTTTTCTTTATTTATATGTAGCGTAATATTTGTTAGCTATCATAGCTATAAGACATATTTGAGCCAAAAGGCGATAAATCAAGAGATTATCGCTCAAAAAATAGCTGGTAAAAGCGATATTGTAATACCTAAAAAATTAATTTATAAATCGAAAAAATTTATAGATTTTGGCAATTTGCAAGAGGATTTAAACCACTGGATAAATCAAGCAGTAGCTAATCATCATAATATACAAAGTATATCTATAAAATGAGAGATATTATCATTTATGGTTTAGTTGGAGTGGTAAATACTTTTGTTGGACTTGGGAGCGTCCTTGTCTTAACATATTTTGGCTTTGTTGCTGAGATGGCAAATTTTTTGGGTTATGTGATTGGGGTTTGCTTATCATACTTTTTAAATAGCAAATTTACTTTCAAAACCAAAAATTCGCCACTTAAAGCGATTAAATTTGCCATATCTATGGGATTTGCGTATTGTTTAAATTTGCTATTTTTATATATGAGTTATAGGGTATATGATATAGATGTCTATCTAGCTCAATGCGTAGCTGGTATTATATATACTATTAGTGGATTTTTGCTTTGTAGATATTTTGTTTTTTTAAAATAGATATAATTTGCATTTTAAAATAAAATATAAGGCAAAATATGAAATACCAAAAGTTAAATGAGTTATCAAAATCTTTTAAAAATGAGCTAAATCAGCTCTATAAAGATATGGATAATCCTATAATCTTACAAGGCTTAAATATAGCAAATTTACCAAATAATAGCCAAGCCAAAACAGCCATAACAGATAGAATAGTCTCTCTTAGAGCTTCATCTGTCGAAAATGAGCTAAAAAAGTTAAATTTAAGTAAAGAAAAAATCAAGGAAATTAACTCAAATTTATATGATTATGTGAGTAAATTTTATATAGATAGATTTACAAAAATGCTAAATCTTATAAGCCAAGATGAGCTTTTAAGCGAATTTGAGATGGAGCTTTTGTGGGGTGTGCATAGAATTGGTATAGCCATTACGAATATGCAAAAAGTATGGCAAAGTCATATAATAGATGGTATAAATGAGGAGTTTGGGCTTAAGTTTCCAACCATCGCTCAAGCTATGAAATTTATAGGTGATAATGCTTTGTATCAGCTTAGTAGCGATGGATTAAAATGCGATAGGGTTTATGGAGCGGTCGTAAAAGATGGTAGCAAGTATAAAATGGTACCATATATCACAGCCTTTGCTAGTGAGTGCGAGGCGGTTGTGAGTGAATTTGAAAACACTATAAATTCATTAAAGCCTTTAGCAAAATCCAATCAAGATAAGGCATATATAATCTACCTTGAAGCTTTAAAATCTGCGTTTAATGAGAGAGATAATGATAAAGTCATATCAAAATGGCAAGATGCAGAAAGAGCCTGGATGCAAACTCGCTCAGCTATACAGATCGGTCATCCACTAGAGTATTATGAAGATGCTTACACGCACGCCGTAGCCTTGGAGTGGGATATAAGATTAAGCTCTCGAAGCGATATTGATGAGAATAAATTGAAAAACAATATAAAAGATAGCTTTGATAAAATTTACTCTCAAATAGAGCCTAAAAATCCAAATATGGTAAGCTTAGTCCATTCTAATATTGATAAAACTCAGCTTTATATAAGCACTCCAATGCTCTATTATGGTGCGGAATTTAATGGGCTTTTCTCAGCACAAGTGGTGCCAAATGATGAGCTTGTAAGCAGCGAGTGCGGTAAGAAGATATTTGCTTTTGTGGATTTTGTCTATCAAAACTCTAAAGCCAAGCCGTTTATGAAGTTAGCAAGTGAAATTTTTGATAGAGAATTTTTGAATTATGGGCGTGAAATTTTATTTAAAAATGAGAAAATTTGGAAGCGTGTTTATGAAATTTCCACTATCGGTCATGAGTTTGGGCATATACTATTTATGGATAGCGATAGCGAAAATCTTATGAATATTGGTGGAGAATTTAAATTTATTGAGGAGTATAAGGCTACAACCGGAGGGCTTATTAACTTCTTTTTACATGAAGAAAAGGAGCTGATTTTGCCGGTATTTTACGAACTAATCAAAAGAAGCATAGGGCTAATAGCTTGGCAAAAAGTGGTCGAGACTAGGGCGTATTATTGCGAGGTATTGATACATTTATCATTGCTATTTAGAGCTGGAGTGCTTAGTTTTGATGGGGTTAGATTGGTTGTTGATTTTAATTATCAAAGTTATGAAAAATTTAAAAATTTAGCCTTACAAAACTACATCAATCTTGCTGATTTTTATACTAAAAAGCTCAATGCTAGTGAATTTTTAGCTAAATTTGCTTATTTTGATGGGGAGATTTATTTGCCAACTGATATTGAAGTTGCTAATTTTGTTAAGTACTATTATAGTAGGTATGAGGCAATTGGCAACGAAATTGATGAGAGCGATGAGTGGCAAAAGTGGCAAAATGCGTGATTAAATCCCAATAATTTCTAGGATAATACAATTTGTATTTTGGCAATTGCTAGAAGCGATTAAAACTTTTAAAATCTTGCTACTACTTTTTAATCAAAATTTTCGCAATAGTAAAACAACCTAAATGGTTGTTTTATGACGAAAATTTGGAATAAAAATTAAATTTGAAGCAACAAAAAACTCGAAAGAGTTTTTTGTTGCGAAAATTTTGAAAAAGCCTTTCAAGGTTGCTGAGCTATCGCTCAGATTTTAATAAGGGTAACCCTACAAAGTAGGGACTTCAGTGTGTTTCCAAAACCAGCGAATGCGACGGCTTTAGCCGAGGTTTCTGTGAAAGGATCCCCTTTGGTCGCAAAGTGGGGCTTTACAGAAACCACCCCTTCGGGGTCGCATTCGCTGGTTTTGCTCCACTGCGAAGTTAGAAATAAAACAATAATTTAAACCTGTGCGAAGCACAGATTAAATTATTGTAACAATCTTAATATATTTTGTTGGACAGCGTTGGCTTGGCTCATGGCGTAGCTACCACTTTGAGCTAGGATATTGAATTTAGAGAAATTTGCACTCTCACTAGCAAAATCCACATCCCTTATCTGACTTTCAGCTGATTTGACATTGACTTGAGTAACTGTTATGTTATTGATAGTTGCTACTAATTGGTTTTGGACTGAACCTAGATCTGCTCTTAGTTTATCCAAAGTTTTTCTAGCTGATTCAGCTACATCCACCATAGCTTGAGCACCACCATAGGTATTTACCCCACCGGCTTGATTGCCATATCCAGCAGCATTTGAAGCGCCACCATCGAAAAATCCCATAGCTTTAGCCATTGAAACATCGATAGTTCCAGAATTCATATATTTCAAATTTACACTAGCTTGATTATAAGCTTGAGATGCCACAGATGCATTTGTTATCAAGGCAGTACTGAAATTTAAACCAGAAATTGTAGACATACCTTGTAAGCCAACTTTAATATCCCTAGCATCTTGGCGGACAAATGTGATTTGACCTAAATAAACTAAACCTTGACTATGTCCACCGGCACTACCATTAGAAAATCCAGCATGAAAACCAGCATAACTACCAGTACCAGAAATTGTTCCAATTCTAATAGACCTACCATCTTTGGCCGCTAAGACTAGTTTGCCATTATCTAAGCTAGCTTCTACACCTGTTTCATCCTTTTTAGCGTTGATTGCTGCGATTAAGGTATTATCGCTATCGTTGGCTTTTACGGTAATATTACCTATTTTTACACCATTGATAACAAGACCTTGTATAGTTCCAGCCTCTACCGCTTTACTCATAACTTGAGTATTATTTACATTTACTTTTACACCAGTTTTATCACTTACACCATTCATCATTTCGGCTACAGCTTTGTAACCATCAGTTTGAAATGTTGAAGCATCTATTTTTTGAAATGTATAACCACTAGGATATCCATCAATTCCACTAAGTTTTACTTCAATTGCAGTAACTTGAGAAATTTGTGATATGGCAGCATTACTTGTAGTCTCAAACCTAGTATGCCCAATTGTATTTGAGTTTGTAGCACCGATACTTACTTTAGCTGTTTCATTACTATAAGCACCTATTTGGAAGTTTTTATTAGAGAAGTTACCATTTAAGAGTTGTTGGCCATTAAAGCTTGTAGTAGTAGCTATCATATCTAGCTCTTCAAGAAGTCTTGAGATATCATTTTGAAGGGCTCTTCTTGAATCACTATTTTGACCATCTTGAGCTGCTTGGATAGCTTTGGTTTTAATAGTATCTAGTATTTTAATCTGTTCATCCATAGCTTTATCAGCTGTTTGAACTATACCTATTGCGTCATTACCATTAGATATAGCTTGACCTAATGAGTTGGCTTGAGATTTTAAGCTATCAGCAATAACTAAGCCAGAAGCATCATCAGCTGCTGTTTGAATTCTAAGGCCTGAACTAAGGCGACCAAGTGAGCTAGTAAGCTCTCTATCTGTGATTTGTGAGTTAGCATGAGCATTCATCGCTGCTATGTTAGTGTTGATTCTAAAACTCATATTTGATCCTTTTTAAAAGATTTAAGCTTAATCCTTTGCTTAAGCATATTTCATTATATCGCACGAAAGATTAAAATATTAATATGGGGGGGGGAATTTAACACTTTTTTTAAAAAAAGTGCAAATTTAATATAAATTTTTCAAATTTTCATTAAATTTGGCTTAAATTTAATAAATTACTCTAGATATTAACCAGATGAAAATTTAAGAAAATTTATAAATTTAGGCTGTGAGATAAATTTGTAATGATAATATTATTAAAATTAGCTTAGGATTATGATTAAGCCAATCCAAGCTTGTAAATTAGACTATCTCGCATTTGGTAGTAATTGTTTTTTGATATTCTTATGTAATTTAAGAGCTTATAAATTTGCTATTTTTTAAATTTAAGTAAATATTTAGATAAAAAAAAGGGGGTAAGGAGCTAGATCTTAAGAGCAATAAGTGCAAAATATATGACAATAGACCGCTAATTTGCCGTATTGATGAAATGTATGGTTTATTTAATAAGATTTGGAGTAGAGAGAAGTTTTATTCCATTAATGCTAAGGCTTGTAATGAAGGCTTGAAAACATTGATGAGAATTTCAGAATAAAAGAAGAATTTTAAGGAGATAATATGCCAATTACCATTAATACCTATAGTAGCTGGTTGGATAGTAGATTCAGTTGGAGCTATAGAAAGAAGTGAAGAGCAAAATATGTATTTTTACGCTGTTGGTGCCTTTAAATCTACTCAAGATAAAACAAATCAATCATTTGAGCAACTCGGAGAAGAGAAGCAAAAAGCCCTTAACGGGTCTTTAGAGCGCTTTGCAGCACTAATTACTAGACTGGAAGTTGCCAACGATGATTATACAGTAGAAATCAATGGCAAAGATATTGAGCTTGCTAAAATTGGCTATAGTGTGTTTGAACTAAGTTCTATGTTAAATGGTGTGATTGCTCCTGGTGGAGCTGGTACTTTGGCTGGACTTGATGCTTTTGGTCGCTATTTTCTATTGAAATTGTGGTAAAATTTTAAACATTTTTTAGGAGACTACAATGGCGGAATTTAATGAAAAAAAACTACAAAAGTTTTTTGCTGAGTTTGAAAAGGCTTATAATGAGTATGAAAACAAAGTAAAAGAGCGTAGGGCTCGTGGAATTCATGATTATAATATTTTTGATGTGCTTGAAACAAAAGAGGTAAAACACTCAAAATTTATAGCCTCTTTGCTAGACCCAAAGGGACTGCATTATCAAGGCGATTTATTTTTGCGTGAGTTTATAAATGCTTGTGGTATAAGTGATTTTGGACTTGATGCTTCAAATGCGCTAGTTTATAGAGAATATAAAAATATTGATATTTATATAACCGATGGCGATAAACACATAATGATAGAAAATAAACTCTGGACTGGCGACCACAATGAACAAATCGCAAGATATATACGAACTATTATAGGCGAAATAGGCGAACAAAACGAAGATTCATTAAGCGAAATTTGTGAGAGAATTTTGGTTTTATATCTTACACCTTCTGATGATGTAATTAAAAAGTTAGATGGAATTGATGAAGTCAAAAATGATTCTTTGATAATCGACAATAATGAAATCGCTTTTAAACACATTTCTTATAAGAAAGAAATTATAGAGTGGTTGTGCAGAGTAAAAGATGAAATTACGAATTTGATGGATTTAACCGCGATAATTTCACAATACGAAAAAGCAGTAAAAATATTAACAAATCAAGGAGAAAAAATGGCGAATGATATAGTAAAAGAGCAAATTAGAAGCAACTATGAGCTTTGTGCTGCAATATACGATAATTTTAAAAGCGTAGAAATAGAATTAACAAATAACTTTTTTGAAAAAGTTTATAGCGAGCTAAACAATAATTTGGAAATTCAAGATAATTGGAAATTGTCATTTAATAAGTTTGAAAATAAAAATATTTGTGTTATCGAAATAACACCAGAAGAACTAAAATATAATAAATATGTTAGATTTGTTGTAGAAAGAAAAACGAATGAGATATTATATGGTTTTCTTAAAAACAATGAAGAAATCAAACTAAAAGACATGAATATACAGGCACAATATTATGATTGGTATTTAGCTGGTGATTTTGC encodes:
- a CDS encoding flagellin B gives rise to the protein MSFRINTNIAAMNAHANSQITDRELTSSLGRLSSGLRIQTAADDASGLVIADSLKSQANSLGQAISNGNDAIGIVQTADKAMDEQIKILDTIKTKAIQAAQDGQNSDSRRALQNDISRLLEELDMIATTTSFNGQQLLNGNFSNKNFQIGAYSNETAKVSIGATNSNTIGHTRFETTSNAAISQISQVTAIEVKLSGIDGYPSGYTFQKIDASTFQTDGYKAVAEMMNGVSDKTGVKVNVNNTQVMSKAVEAGTIQGLVINGVKIGNITVKANDSDNTLIAAINAKKDETGVEASLDNGKLVLAAKDGRSIRIGTISGTGSYAGFHAGFSNGSAGGHSQGLVYLGQITFVRQDARDIKVGLQGMSTISGLNFSTALITNASVASQAYNQASVNLKYMNSGTIDVSMAKAMGFFDGGASNAAGYGNQAGGVNTYGGAQAMVDVAESARKTLDKLRADLGSVQNQLVATINNITVTQVNVKSAESQIRDVDFASESANFSKFNILAQSGSYAMSQANAVQQNILRLLQ
- a CDS encoding PD-(D/E)XK nuclease family protein; protein product: MAEFNEKKLQKFFAEFEKAYNEYENKVKERRARGIHDYNIFDVLETKEVKHSKFIASLLDPKGLHYQGDLFLREFINACGISDFGLDASNALVYREYKNIDIYITDGDKHIMIENKLWTGDHNEQIARYIRTIIGEIGEQNEDSLSEICERILVLYLTPSDDVIKKLDGIDEVKNDSLIIDNNEIAFKHISYKKEIIEWLCRVKDEITNLMDLTAIISQYEKAVKILTNQGEKMANDIVKEQIRSNYELCAAIYDNFKSVEIELTNNFFEKVYSELNNNLEIQDNWKLSFNKFENKNICVIEITPEELKYNKYVRFVVERKTNEILYGFLKNNEEIKLKDMNIQAQYYDWYLAGDFAFESMTPKDFILKNIKNENGVEEYINKILSDIKNGKDKLKEINNKINGD